One window of the Candidatus Nitrospira nitrosa genome contains the following:
- a CDS encoding alginate export family protein: MSIKSLWWVVLTVPLVLIATNQAKAVEYGELVEKDGKWVFKETEDPVLKLIHDKHLITDEDYFKSTDRTGKNWIEPADAVLNQQRDIDWVHYEKSLLRLPDWLDLGFENRTRFESYDHPWRTNQAIGNGRTDGQLALRSRVRIGLGGDGPLKLLFEGQDSRSFFDGDRGDFRDTTTVNEFDILQLVGSLTVNNVFGTGLRTDLHFGRMTMDFGRRRLIARNDYRNTVNSFDGFHWQLSQGNTWRVRAFATQPVVRDDVRLDQQYHNLLFWGTYLESKHFPWFQMDAYYFGLNDQRVPNGTAHRTYSTAGGRLYKDPKPGELDYEIETSWQTGRRGITDHFAHFQHLDVGYTFNSLWTPRLLFHFDYASGDHKPDDSQDEGFDTLFGARRWEYGPTGIWGPHSRTNMISPGWRLILTPASNVILQVKHRVWYLAQDKDFFGTSGLRDTTGNSGTSLGHDVELRAQWAVTSNLDFDVGYVHWFKGSYFNSPTILAQMPAGGNKDSDYFYASIRVRI, from the coding sequence ATGTCGATTAAATCGTTATGGTGGGTCGTACTCACGGTGCCGCTCGTTCTGATAGCAACGAACCAGGCGAAGGCCGTCGAGTATGGCGAGCTGGTAGAGAAAGACGGAAAATGGGTGTTCAAGGAAACCGAAGACCCCGTGCTCAAACTCATCCATGATAAGCATCTGATTACGGATGAGGATTACTTCAAATCTACGGATCGTACTGGGAAGAATTGGATCGAACCGGCCGATGCGGTGCTGAATCAACAACGAGATATTGATTGGGTTCATTATGAAAAATCCCTGCTCCGCTTGCCAGATTGGCTGGACCTTGGATTCGAAAACCGGACCAGATTCGAATCCTACGACCACCCCTGGCGCACGAACCAAGCGATCGGCAACGGCCGGACGGATGGGCAGCTCGCGTTGCGCTCACGTGTTCGGATTGGTTTGGGCGGCGACGGCCCGTTGAAGCTGCTGTTTGAGGGGCAAGATTCACGTTCCTTCTTCGATGGAGATCGCGGAGATTTCCGTGATACCACCACGGTCAATGAATTCGATATCTTACAATTAGTCGGGTCCTTAACCGTAAACAACGTCTTTGGCACCGGGCTCCGCACCGATCTACACTTCGGCCGCATGACCATGGACTTCGGCCGACGGCGCTTGATCGCGCGGAATGACTACCGAAACACGGTCAATTCTTTTGACGGATTCCACTGGCAACTCTCTCAAGGAAATACCTGGAGGGTCCGGGCATTTGCGACGCAACCGGTCGTGCGGGATGACGTGCGGCTCGATCAGCAATATCACAACCTCTTGTTTTGGGGAACTTATCTGGAGAGCAAACATTTCCCCTGGTTCCAAATGGACGCCTATTATTTTGGCCTGAACGATCAACGAGTCCCCAACGGGACCGCCCACCGAACCTACTCGACTGCCGGAGGCCGTTTGTATAAGGACCCCAAGCCGGGGGAGCTTGACTATGAAATCGAGACCTCCTGGCAAACCGGTCGTCGCGGCATCACCGATCACTTCGCCCATTTTCAACACCTTGACGTCGGATATACATTCAACAGTCTCTGGACCCCTCGACTGCTGTTTCATTTCGACTATGCCAGCGGCGATCACAAGCCAGACGACAGCCAGGATGAAGGATTCGACACTCTATTCGGCGCACGGCGATGGGAGTATGGGCCGACCGGCATTTGGGGCCCGCACTCCAGAACCAACATGATCTCGCCGGGTTGGCGGCTGATCCTCACCCCCGCATCCAACGTGATTCTGCAAGTAAAACATCGCGTCTGGTATCTGGCTCAGGACAAGGATTTCTTCGGCACTTCCGGCTTACGGGACACCACCGGGAATTCCGGCACGTCGTTGGGACATGACGTGGAACTTCGCGCCCAATGGGCAGTCACCTCCAATCTTGATTTTGATGTCGGGTATGTCCATTGGTTCAAAGGATCGTATTTTAATAGCCCCACCATCCTTGCTCAAATGCCCGCCGGTGGAAACAAGGATTCGGATTATTTTTATGCTTCGATACGAGTTCGGATCTAG
- a CDS encoding substrate-binding domain-containing protein yields MSTQHQQTKDSAQFTNHLRSVRTKHGFSQEELAVRAGVTRQAVSAIESNLYLPTTAVALRLASVLSCRVEDLFSLVPTEDIVEGTLIGSLPQAETSTHPIRVKVSSVGTRTVVRPVTDLGEQLSFAVPADGYVTETSGKQSGTTVRVKLSRDREAIEQEISVAGCDPAIFLVGEHLRRHKDRTTVVGWTMSSMAALQSLQRGEVHVAGMHLFDPVTGESNLPFLRRSLKGSGYEVVTFATWEEGFLVRAGNPLSIRSAADLAEPMVTLMNREEGSGARLLLDQQLRASGIEPAQVRGYDRIVSTHFEVARAIAERRAEVGIGIRFAAQHFGLDFVPLQVARYDLVVPKPYLKSHPTLTHLFETLVSRPFRDEIEALGGYDTSETGKLHALRVA; encoded by the coding sequence ATGAGCACTCAACATCAACAGACTAAAGACTCGGCCCAGTTCACGAATCACCTGCGATCTGTTCGTACCAAACATGGATTTTCACAAGAAGAACTTGCTGTGCGGGCTGGCGTGACCAGACAGGCTGTTTCGGCCATTGAATCGAACCTCTACCTCCCGACAACCGCTGTAGCCCTCCGGTTGGCTTCGGTGCTGAGTTGCCGTGTGGAAGACCTCTTCAGCCTTGTCCCAACCGAAGACATTGTGGAAGGCACGTTGATCGGGTCGCTTCCTCAAGCTGAGACGAGCACCCACCCAATCCGTGTCAAAGTCTCCTCCGTTGGAACGCGAACGGTCGTGCGACCTGTCACAGACTTAGGCGAGCAACTCTCCTTTGCTGTCCCTGCCGACGGCTATGTCACCGAGACATCCGGCAAGCAGTCCGGCACCACAGTTCGTGTGAAACTCTCACGAGATCGAGAAGCCATTGAACAAGAAATCTCCGTGGCCGGTTGTGACCCTGCGATTTTCTTGGTCGGTGAACATTTGCGACGCCATAAAGACCGAACCACCGTCGTCGGCTGGACCATGAGCAGCATGGCGGCTCTCCAATCCTTGCAACGTGGCGAAGTCCATGTAGCCGGCATGCACCTCTTCGACCCGGTGACGGGCGAATCGAACTTGCCGTTTCTCAGGCGATCTTTGAAAGGATCCGGCTATGAGGTTGTGACCTTTGCGACCTGGGAGGAAGGCTTTCTCGTTAGAGCCGGGAATCCCCTATCCATCCGCTCAGCTGCCGACCTTGCAGAGCCGATGGTGACCCTGATGAATCGAGAAGAGGGATCTGGAGCAAGACTGCTGCTCGATCAGCAGTTACGGGCATCCGGGATAGAACCAGCACAAGTTCGAGGGTATGACCGTATCGTCTCGACGCATTTCGAGGTGGCGAGGGCTATTGCAGAACGTCGTGCGGAAGTTGGTATTGGAATTCGCTTTGCCGCGCAACACTTCGGGCTCGACTTCGTCCCGCTGCAAGTCGCGCGGTACGACCTGGTCGTCCCCAAACCCTATCTCAAGTCCCATCCGACGTTAACGCACCTGTTTGAAACCCTCGTTAGCCGTCCTTTTCGAGATGAGATCGAAGCCCTCGGAGGATACGACACGAGCGAAACCGGGAAACTCCATGCCCTGCGAGTCGCCTGA
- a CDS encoding YezD family protein: MLLALKGLRFGSVEITVHDSRVVQIERKEKMRMGGRKGQIQKSGLSLSSL, encoded by the coding sequence ATTTTACTCGCGCTCAAAGGACTTCGGTTCGGGTCGGTAGAGATCACTGTCCACGACTCCCGAGTCGTGCAAATCGAACGGAAAGAGAAGATGCGAATGGGCGGCCGTAAAGGTCAGATTCAGAAAAGCGGACTTAGTCTCTCTTCATTATAA
- a CDS encoding OprO/OprP family phosphate-selective porin gives MRRLWLLRVTVVMSVSVGSGVQAQVQDVGTPEKSLEQRFEELDQEVRVLKRKRELDQEAAENAKRTVPVPKVGSSGLSVESADGSHIIRLRGILQADHRLFIEGANDVRNRTDQRAGDLNETGFHGASDGWLLRRLRPTLEGTLFEKYDFRIMPDFAGGTVTLIDGYIDARLNPAFKIRVGKFKSFVGLERLQSAADIKFLERSYVTNTLLPNRDLGIAVHGDLFGDRLNYAFGIMSGVSDGGNISTGPEFDSRKEFTGRVFATPFVNDASVLSGLGIGAAVTYTDVAGERNLNFTDTTLADATRNGLSGYLTDGQNTFFRYSGAAVADGMRLRISPQAYYYWGPLGILSEYARVIQDVSVTTGGSPAAGGPGSNTVFTPNSGRQLHHQAWHVSVSYLLTGETASFRGVTPLKNFEFGKGWGAWELVGRYSEIILDDDTFKNPAGTSFTGGYANLSESARRARSWTVGVNWYLNQSVRLALNYGQTTFTGGAGDGIAAINAAGTNVQDRPDERIFSTRMQLAF, from the coding sequence ATGAGAAGGCTGTGGTTGCTCAGAGTGACGGTGGTGATGAGCGTCAGTGTCGGGTCCGGGGTGCAGGCTCAGGTGCAGGATGTGGGAACGCCGGAGAAGTCACTCGAACAGCGATTTGAGGAGTTGGATCAAGAAGTGCGTGTTCTGAAGAGAAAGCGGGAGTTGGATCAAGAAGCTGCAGAAAATGCAAAGAGAACTGTGCCGGTTCCTAAGGTCGGCAGCTCCGGACTCTCCGTCGAGTCGGCAGACGGGAGTCATATTATTCGGCTGCGCGGCATATTACAGGCCGATCATCGACTGTTTATCGAGGGCGCGAACGATGTGCGTAATCGCACGGATCAACGTGCCGGCGATCTCAATGAAACGGGCTTCCATGGTGCTAGTGACGGGTGGCTTCTTCGTCGGCTTCGGCCCACTCTGGAAGGGACACTGTTCGAGAAGTATGACTTTCGCATCATGCCCGACTTCGCCGGTGGAACGGTTACTCTTATTGACGGCTATATCGATGCCAGATTGAATCCAGCCTTCAAGATACGCGTCGGAAAATTCAAGAGCTTCGTCGGGTTAGAACGCTTGCAAAGTGCCGCGGATATCAAGTTTCTGGAGCGGAGCTATGTGACGAACACGCTTCTCCCGAACCGCGATCTGGGCATCGCGGTGCATGGTGATCTCTTCGGGGACAGACTGAATTATGCATTTGGCATCATGAGCGGGGTAAGTGACGGCGGCAATATCAGCACCGGCCCTGAGTTTGATAGTCGGAAAGAGTTCACGGGGCGAGTGTTTGCCACACCCTTCGTGAATGACGCGTCGGTGTTGAGTGGGCTCGGCATCGGAGCAGCGGTCACCTATACGGATGTGGCCGGTGAGCGGAATCTGAACTTTACGGATACAACTTTGGCCGATGCCACAAGAAACGGCCTCTCCGGCTATCTCACTGACGGTCAGAACACGTTTTTTCGATACAGCGGTGCGGCTGTCGCCGATGGCATGCGGCTACGAATCTCGCCACAAGCCTATTATTACTGGGGCCCTCTCGGGATTCTGTCCGAATATGCCCGCGTCATTCAGGATGTCAGTGTGACCACCGGAGGGTCGCCAGCGGCCGGCGGTCCGGGCTCGAACACCGTTTTTACTCCTAACAGTGGCCGTCAGTTACACCATCAAGCCTGGCATGTCAGTGTTTCATATCTCTTGACCGGCGAAACGGCTTCGTTTCGTGGCGTGACGCCTCTGAAGAATTTTGAATTTGGAAAAGGCTGGGGGGCTTGGGAGCTCGTGGGACGCTATAGCGAAATTATTCTGGATGATGACACGTTCAAGAACCCTGCCGGGACATCGTTTACGGGGGGATATGCAAATCTTTCTGAAAGCGCAAGGCGTGCACGCTCTTGGACGGTCGGGGTGAACTGGTACCTCAATCAGAGTGTGAGACTGGCGTTGAATTATGGACAAACGACCTTCACCGGCGGTGCCGGGGACGGTATTGCGGCCATTAACGCTGCGGGAACGAACGTGCAGGATCGTCCTGATGAGCGGATCTTCTCAACCCGCATGCAACTCGCATTCTAA
- a CDS encoding sulfate ABC transporter substrate-binding protein, producing the protein MKSLWQRIVIAVGALFLVVSPLSVQAEDVTLLNVSYDPTREFYQEFNVAFAKHWQKEKGQTVAVKQSHGGSGKQARAVIDGLDADVVTLALAYDIDAISEKAKVIPRNWQSRLPHNSAPYTSTIVFLVRKGNPKGIRDWDDLVKPGVAIIPANPKTSGAARWAYLSVWGYALKKYGNDQEKAKEFIGKFYANVPVFDTGARGATTTFVERGIGDVLVGWENEAYLALKELGAGKFELVTPSISILAEPTVTVVDKVVARKGTEAVAQAYLQYLYSDEGQELAAKHFYRPRAQTVAAKYAGQFAKLNLFTIDEVFGGWQKAQQTHFSDGGIFDEIYKPK; encoded by the coding sequence ATGAAGAGTCTCTGGCAAAGGATAGTTATCGCCGTAGGTGCGCTGTTTCTTGTGGTCAGCCCACTGTCTGTGCAGGCGGAGGACGTCACACTGTTGAACGTCTCCTATGATCCGACACGGGAGTTCTATCAGGAGTTCAACGTCGCCTTTGCGAAGCATTGGCAAAAGGAAAAAGGTCAAACCGTTGCCGTGAAGCAATCGCATGGAGGCTCGGGCAAGCAAGCGCGGGCGGTCATTGATGGCCTCGATGCGGACGTCGTCACGCTTGCCTTGGCTTACGATATCGACGCCATCTCCGAGAAAGCCAAGGTGATTCCCCGCAACTGGCAAAGTCGCCTTCCTCACAATAGTGCTCCCTATACCTCCACGATCGTGTTCCTAGTTCGGAAAGGAAATCCCAAAGGTATTCGGGATTGGGACGATCTCGTGAAACCAGGTGTGGCCATCATTCCAGCAAATCCGAAAACATCAGGAGCAGCACGCTGGGCCTACTTATCGGTCTGGGGCTATGCACTGAAAAAGTACGGCAATGATCAAGAGAAGGCCAAGGAGTTCATCGGAAAATTTTATGCCAATGTGCCGGTGTTTGATACCGGTGCGCGCGGAGCCACTACGACATTCGTCGAACGGGGGATCGGGGATGTGCTGGTTGGATGGGAGAATGAGGCGTATCTCGCGCTCAAGGAACTTGGTGCGGGAAAATTCGAGCTTGTGACCCCGTCAATCAGCATCCTTGCCGAGCCGACCGTCACCGTGGTGGACAAGGTGGTGGCGCGAAAAGGGACAGAAGCGGTGGCGCAAGCCTATCTGCAATATCTCTATTCAGATGAGGGGCAAGAACTTGCCGCCAAGCATTTTTACCGCCCTCGAGCCCAGACTGTGGCGGCAAAGTACGCAGGGCAATTCGCCAAGTTGAATTTATTCACGATCGATGAGGTATTCGGAGGATGGCAAAAAGCGCAACAGACGCATTTTTCCGATGGCGGCATATTTGACGAAATCTACAAGCCGAAATAA
- a CDS encoding DUF2325 domain-containing protein, translated as MNLLIIGGDSAEVFRQRTEGRSSRVEHWSGRKHRDLVRTIPKATEAVVVVLDRVSHALAKRVRGEASRRGLPVYFLNRGEQRDVGSQLGSACFDLKQYRKLSAHG; from the coding sequence ATGAACCTACTGATTATAGGGGGAGACTCTGCAGAGGTCTTCCGGCAACGAACAGAAGGCAGGAGCAGTCGGGTAGAACATTGGTCAGGACGGAAGCACCGTGATCTCGTCCGGACCATCCCCAAAGCGACAGAAGCTGTCGTCGTCGTGTTGGATCGTGTCAGCCATGCGCTTGCGAAACGGGTGCGTGGGGAAGCGTCGCGCCGCGGCCTTCCGGTGTACTTTCTAAACCGGGGCGAGCAGCGTGATGTCGGCTCTCAGCTGGGTTCGGCTTGCTTTGATCTGAAGCAATACCGAAAGTTGTCCGCCCATGGATAA
- a CDS encoding aspartate/glutamate racemase family protein, with product MDNLVERIPHIGIVAGTAEGAALCYRTLCQEAESVMERRYAHPEITLHSISLHRYLDAIDQDDWDAVASLMIQSASKLVQVGADVIICPNNTLHKAFRLVESPVPWIHIARSVVKEVEARRWRRVGILGTQTVVEGAIYSEPLGQANIDLVAPTLDDRARIQHIIRHELIAGLCTVKSALFVQKVIAEMALNGAEAVILACTELPLLMAGYQAAVPLLDSTRLLARAALRYRVPAERYSDGKNLIHR from the coding sequence ATGGATAATCTTGTGGAGCGTATCCCGCATATCGGGATTGTGGCAGGAACGGCGGAGGGAGCGGCGCTCTGTTACAGGACCTTGTGTCAGGAAGCAGAGAGTGTGATGGAGCGCCGATATGCGCATCCTGAGATCACGCTCCATTCGATCTCGCTACACCGGTATCTCGATGCGATCGATCAGGACGATTGGGACGCGGTGGCTTCGCTGATGATCCAGTCGGCATCTAAATTGGTACAGGTCGGAGCCGACGTCATTATTTGCCCGAACAATACCTTGCATAAAGCCTTTCGATTAGTCGAGTCGCCGGTTCCATGGATTCATATTGCGAGATCCGTGGTGAAGGAAGTAGAAGCCCGACGTTGGCGTCGAGTGGGAATTCTCGGCACTCAGACCGTGGTGGAAGGTGCGATCTATTCGGAACCGTTGGGCCAAGCCAATATCGATCTCGTTGCTCCCACGCTGGATGATCGTGCTCGAATTCAGCACATCATTCGGCATGAATTGATCGCAGGACTGTGCACGGTGAAGTCAGCGCTATTTGTCCAGAAGGTGATTGCGGAGATGGCGCTCAACGGCGCAGAAGCCGTGATCCTTGCTTGTACGGAGCTGCCATTGCTCATGGCGGGATACCAGGCGGCTGTTCCATTGCTGGACTCGACGCGTTTACTGGCTCGGGCCGCGTTGCGTTATCGGGTGCCAGCGGAGCGATATTCCGACGGGAAGAACCTCATCCATCGTTGA
- the cysT gene encoding sulfate ABC transporter permease subunit CysT → MNAILKQPSVLPGFGLTLGFTLFYFSLIVLIPLSGLFVKTSALSWEQFWTVVTDPRAIASYRLTFGASLVGALINGIFGSIIAWVLVRYRFPGRSVVDALVDLPFALPTAVAGITLTSIYASNGWIGRYLEPLGIQVAFTPLGVLVALTFIGLPFVVRTVQPVLQDLDREVEEAATTLGANRWQTFWAVVVPELWPALLTGIAMAFARAVGEYGSVIFIAGNMPLKSEITPLLIMTKLEQYDYAGATSLGVVMLVVSFALALAINLLQWWSSARHMNH, encoded by the coding sequence ATGAACGCCATCTTGAAACAGCCCAGCGTCCTTCCAGGATTCGGCCTGACCCTAGGGTTTACGCTCTTTTATTTTAGCCTCATCGTATTGATTCCACTCAGCGGGCTCTTTGTGAAAACCAGTGCGTTGTCATGGGAGCAGTTTTGGACTGTCGTCACCGATCCTCGAGCGATCGCATCTTACCGACTGACATTCGGCGCATCGCTTGTTGGAGCCCTTATCAACGGAATTTTCGGGTCGATCATTGCCTGGGTGTTGGTTCGGTACCGTTTCCCGGGCCGTTCCGTTGTTGATGCCCTCGTGGACCTTCCATTTGCGTTACCGACCGCCGTGGCCGGCATTACGCTCACCTCGATTTATGCATCGAACGGGTGGATCGGGCGTTATCTCGAACCATTAGGCATTCAGGTGGCCTTCACCCCCCTGGGTGTGCTGGTCGCGTTGACCTTCATCGGGTTGCCGTTCGTCGTCCGGACTGTGCAGCCGGTACTACAAGATTTGGATCGAGAGGTTGAAGAGGCGGCAACCACACTAGGGGCCAACCGGTGGCAAACATTTTGGGCGGTAGTCGTCCCCGAGCTGTGGCCGGCACTGCTGACGGGAATTGCCATGGCCTTCGCTCGTGCCGTGGGGGAATACGGTTCGGTGATTTTCATCGCGGGCAATATGCCGCTCAAGTCTGAGATCACCCCGCTCCTCATCATGACCAAGTTGGAACAGTATGACTATGCGGGCGCCACCTCTCTGGGTGTAGTCATGTTGGTGGTCTCGTTTGCGCTGGCCTTGGCGATCAATCTGCTTCAATGGTGGAGCAGTGCTCGCCACATGAATCACTAG
- the cysW gene encoding sulfate ABC transporter permease subunit CysW, producing the protein MSLLSSTTTAEKSVQWKDSITTESMLVRRLLIGAAALHLTFFLLIPLAAIFAEALKHGLDGYLGSLVDEDALAAIRLTLLVAAIAVPLNALFGVAAAWAIAKFDFVGKHILISLIDLPLAVSPVISGLIYVLLFGAQGWLGPWLAEHEIKMIFALPGIVLATIFVTVPFVARELIPLMQAQGREEEEAALTLGASGWQMFTRVTLPNIKWSLLYGVILCNARAMGEFGAVSVVSGHIRGLTNTMPLHVEILYNEYNGVSAFAVASLLTLLAIVTLIAKTVIERKTMSPDRRKI; encoded by the coding sequence ATGAGCTTGCTCAGCAGCACGACGACCGCCGAGAAGAGCGTGCAATGGAAAGACTCGATCACGACGGAGAGTATGCTTGTCCGACGACTGTTGATCGGGGCGGCAGCCTTGCACCTCACCTTCTTTCTCCTTATTCCATTGGCAGCAATTTTTGCTGAAGCATTGAAGCATGGACTGGACGGGTATCTCGGTTCTCTCGTGGATGAGGATGCGCTGGCGGCCATCCGCTTGACGCTTCTGGTGGCGGCGATCGCCGTGCCACTGAACGCCCTGTTCGGGGTGGCCGCGGCTTGGGCCATCGCCAAATTCGATTTCGTCGGCAAACACATTCTTATTTCTCTGATCGATCTACCCTTGGCTGTCTCGCCGGTCATCTCCGGTTTAATTTACGTCCTCCTCTTTGGAGCGCAAGGGTGGCTTGGCCCATGGCTGGCTGAGCACGAGATCAAGATGATTTTTGCGTTGCCCGGGATCGTGCTGGCCACGATCTTTGTGACCGTGCCGTTTGTCGCGCGCGAGCTCATCCCCCTGATGCAGGCGCAAGGGCGAGAGGAAGAGGAGGCGGCTCTCACTCTGGGGGCTTCGGGCTGGCAGATGTTTACCCGTGTCACGCTGCCGAACATTAAGTGGAGTTTGCTCTACGGGGTCATCCTGTGCAATGCGCGCGCGATGGGCGAGTTCGGCGCGGTGTCGGTGGTCTCCGGTCATATCCGAGGGCTGACCAATACGATGCCGTTGCACGTGGAAATTTTGTACAACGAGTACAACGGCGTCTCGGCGTTTGCGGTGGCGTCGCTGTTGACGTTGCTAGCCATTGTGACCCTGATCGCGAAAACCGTGATCGAACGAAAAACTATGTCGCCCGATCGGCGGAAAATTTGA
- a CDS encoding sulfate/molybdate ABC transporter ATP-binding protein, translated as MSIQVDHVTKRFGAFTVLNDVNLHVQSGELIALLGPSGCGKTTLLRILAGLERPDQGRIVLHGTEVTDQRITERQVGFVFQHYALFRHMTVADNVAFGLTVKPRSQRPSTSRIQEKVRELLTLVQLQAMADRYPSQLSGGQRQRVALARALAVEPKLLLLDEPFGALDAKVRKELRRWLRRLHDELHITGILVTHDQEEALEVADRVVVMHQGNVEQIGTPDEVYENPATPFVYQFLGDVNVFHGRLSHGRMVEGEDGIVRASGDDLSNEQEVTFVRPHDLELSPSRTMPEQLEAMVQFVNAAGARVHLELESKESPGLIVVELTKERYRELKIQQGDVVFIHPKQLHVFKVPSSG; from the coding sequence ATGAGTATTCAAGTCGACCATGTCACCAAACGATTCGGCGCCTTTACGGTGCTGAATGACGTCAACCTTCATGTGCAGTCGGGGGAATTGATCGCCCTGCTTGGTCCCTCTGGCTGCGGCAAGACAACGTTGTTAAGAATTCTTGCCGGACTGGAAAGACCTGATCAAGGACGGATCGTTCTGCACGGGACGGAGGTGACCGATCAGCGGATCACGGAACGCCAAGTGGGGTTTGTCTTTCAACATTATGCCCTGTTTCGTCACATGACCGTAGCGGACAATGTGGCGTTTGGACTCACGGTGAAGCCTCGATCGCAACGCCCCTCGACATCGCGGATTCAGGAGAAAGTCCGTGAATTGCTGACGCTTGTCCAGCTGCAGGCCATGGCTGATCGATATCCGAGTCAGCTGTCAGGCGGACAGCGACAACGTGTCGCCCTGGCTCGTGCATTGGCCGTGGAGCCAAAACTGTTGCTATTGGATGAGCCGTTCGGCGCGCTGGATGCCAAGGTCAGGAAAGAATTGCGCCGCTGGTTGCGTCGACTCCATGACGAGCTGCACATCACGGGAATTCTCGTCACGCACGATCAGGAAGAGGCATTGGAAGTCGCTGATCGTGTCGTGGTGATGCATCAGGGGAATGTCGAACAGATCGGCACACCGGATGAAGTGTATGAGAATCCAGCGACACCGTTCGTGTATCAATTTCTCGGCGATGTGAATGTGTTTCATGGACGTCTGTCGCATGGGCGGATGGTGGAGGGAGAGGACGGCATCGTGCGCGCTTCAGGCGATGATCTGTCGAACGAACAGGAAGTGACGTTTGTGCGTCCTCATGATCTAGAACTAAGTCCAAGCCGGACCATGCCGGAACAGCTGGAAGCCATGGTGCAGTTTGTCAACGCGGCGGGCGCAAGAGTTCATCTAGAGTTAGAGTCGAAGGAATCCCCTGGACTGATTGTCGTGGAATTGACGAAGGAGCGGTATCGGGAGTTGAAGATTCAGCAAGGCGATGTGGTCTTTATACACCCGAAACAATTGCATGTGTTCAAAGTGCCGAGTTCCGGTTGA
- a CDS encoding metal-dependent hydrolase → MASAFSHAFVALTLDKITAHRAMRWPVLLTGAVCSIVPDLDVIGFAFGIQYGGLWGHRGMTHSLFFAGLLSAVLVALSYRQESRATKAGIGLYLFFCTASHGVLDAMTDGGLGIAFFSPFDLTRYFFPFRPVAVSPIGIGQFFSLDALRILTSEITWIWIPSIGLLLISHILRRLRTTNSRTDCRIPGQ, encoded by the coding sequence ATGGCCTCGGCATTCTCCCATGCATTCGTGGCACTCACACTCGATAAGATCACCGCGCATCGTGCGATGAGATGGCCGGTCCTCCTGACCGGTGCAGTCTGTTCCATTGTACCGGATCTCGATGTGATCGGATTTGCCTTCGGCATTCAGTACGGTGGCCTCTGGGGCCACCGCGGCATGACCCATTCCCTCTTCTTCGCCGGCCTACTCAGCGCCGTGCTCGTTGCTCTCAGCTATCGGCAGGAGTCACGGGCCACCAAAGCAGGAATAGGATTGTATCTCTTCTTTTGCACAGCATCCCATGGCGTTCTCGACGCAATGACAGACGGAGGCCTTGGCATCGCCTTCTTCTCTCCATTTGATCTCACCCGATATTTCTTCCCATTTCGACCGGTCGCCGTATCCCCAATCGGCATTGGCCAATTTTTCAGCCTGGATGCGTTGCGCATCCTCACCAGCGAAATCACGTGGATCTGGATTCCGTCCATTGGGCTGCTGCTAATTTCCCACATTCTTCGACGTCTCAGAACGACGAATTCCCGGACAGACTGTCGGATACCAGGCCAATAG